The Streptomyces sp. HSG2 genome has a segment encoding these proteins:
- a CDS encoding UvrD-helicase domain-containing protein, with the protein MAAQAQHDSAAEPVQDSVRDREIRGEQEHLDRVYRRLEEKIHEAEFLMDDAARRGQVGTPGALAERDAQVFRAGVHLHRLNSEFEDFLFGRVDLLEGADGAKGPDGAYTAVEPAPGVVRSDGTADIAETLHIGRIGVLDAEYAPLVIDWRAPAAAPFYRSTPVDPGRVVRRRVIRSRGRRVLGVEDDLMRPELTALLDGRELPVVGDGALMAALGRARSHSMRDIVASIQAEQDLVIRAPAASVTQVEGGPGTGKTAVALHRAAYLLYQDRRRYAGGILIVSPTPLLVAYTEGVLPSLGEEGQVAIRALGSLVDGTEATLHDTPATARAKGSARMSKVLRRAARGTLELNDASASLRVVAFGRRLELGSEELAEIRRAALGGTAPVNLLRPRARRLLLDALWARSGAEARHTDPAFAAELRASFDEDVVEEDSFVAFLDAWWPELTPAGVLAAMADERRLARWARRVLTPGEARRVARSLARDGHSVHDVALLDELHSLLGAPARPRRRRESEEQEELTGVRELMPRTEETGRERAERLARERTEYAHVIVDEAQDLTPMQWRMVGRRGRHATWTVVGDPAQSSWSDPEEASLARDEALGTRPRRLFRLTVNYRNPAEIAELASRVLALAMPGSEPPSAVRSTGVAPRFVAVENSLGGTVRAEAERLLGLVEGTVGVVVAMDRRREAGTWLAGAGDRVVALGSLEAKGLEYDATVVVSPAEIADESPAGLRVLYVALTRATQRLTVVSGARDDPDRAGVPDLLRD; encoded by the coding sequence GTGGCCGCGCAGGCGCAACACGACTCGGCGGCGGAGCCGGTCCAGGACTCCGTACGCGACCGAGAGATCCGCGGGGAACAGGAGCACCTGGACCGGGTCTATCGTCGCCTGGAAGAGAAGATCCACGAGGCCGAGTTCCTGATGGACGACGCGGCCCGGCGCGGGCAGGTCGGAACGCCCGGGGCGCTGGCCGAGCGGGACGCCCAGGTCTTCCGGGCCGGCGTCCACCTCCATCGGTTGAACAGCGAGTTCGAGGACTTCCTCTTCGGCCGGGTCGACCTCCTGGAAGGCGCGGACGGTGCCAAGGGCCCCGACGGCGCCTACACGGCTGTCGAGCCCGCGCCGGGGGTGGTGCGATCGGACGGCACGGCCGACATCGCCGAGACCCTTCACATCGGTCGGATCGGCGTCCTCGACGCCGAGTACGCGCCACTGGTCATCGACTGGCGGGCGCCGGCAGCCGCCCCCTTCTACCGGTCGACCCCGGTCGACCCCGGCCGCGTCGTCCGGCGCCGGGTGATCCGCTCCAGGGGCCGGCGGGTGCTCGGCGTCGAGGACGATCTGATGCGCCCGGAGCTGACGGCCCTGCTCGACGGCCGGGAGCTTCCCGTCGTCGGGGACGGCGCGCTGATGGCCGCCCTCGGCCGGGCCCGTTCGCACAGCATGCGGGACATCGTCGCCTCCATCCAGGCCGAGCAGGACCTGGTGATCCGTGCCCCGGCGGCCTCGGTGACCCAGGTGGAGGGCGGCCCGGGCACCGGCAAGACCGCGGTCGCCCTGCACCGCGCCGCCTACCTGCTCTACCAGGATCGGCGCCGCTACGCCGGGGGCATCCTGATCGTCTCCCCGACGCCTTTGCTGGTCGCCTACACCGAGGGCGTGCTGCCGTCGCTCGGCGAGGAGGGACAGGTCGCCATCCGTGCCCTGGGGTCGCTGGTGGACGGTACCGAGGCCACGCTCCACGACACACCCGCCACGGCCCGCGCCAAGGGCTCCGCCCGGATGTCCAAGGTCCTGCGCCGGGCCGCCCGGGGCACTCTGGAGCTGAACGACGCGTCGGCGTCGTTGCGCGTGGTCGCCTTCGGTCGACGGCTGGAGCTGGGGAGCGAGGAGCTGGCGGAGATCCGTCGCGCCGCTCTCGGCGGCACGGCACCGGTCAACCTCCTGCGCCCCCGGGCCCGACGGTTGCTGCTGGACGCCCTGTGGGCCCGCTCGGGTGCCGAGGCGAGGCACACCGATCCCGCGTTCGCCGCCGAACTGCGCGCCTCCTTCGACGAGGACGTGGTCGAGGAGGACTCCTTCGTCGCCTTTCTCGACGCCTGGTGGCCCGAGCTGACGCCCGCGGGAGTCCTGGCGGCCATGGCCGACGAGCGGCGCCTGGCCCGCTGGGCCCGCCGGGTGCTGACGCCCGGCGAGGCCCGGCGGGTCGCCCGCTCCCTGGCCCGCGACGGCCACTCGGTCCACGACGTCGCCCTCCTGGACGAGCTGCACTCGCTCCTCGGTGCTCCGGCCCGCCCCCGACGCCGGCGGGAGTCCGAGGAACAGGAAGAACTCACCGGGGTGCGGGAACTGATGCCGAGGACCGAGGAGACCGGCCGGGAGCGGGCCGAGCGCCTTGCCCGGGAGCGGACCGAGTACGCGCACGTCATCGTCGACGAGGCACAGGACCTGACGCCGATGCAGTGGCGGATGGTGGGCCGCCGAGGCCGACACGCCACCTGGACGGTGGTCGGGGACCCGGCCCAGTCCTCCTGGTCCGACCCGGAGGAGGCGTCCCTGGCGCGCGACGAGGCCCTGGGGACCCGCCCCCGCCGCCTCTTCCGACTGACGGTGAACTACCGCAATCCGGCGGAGATCGCCGAGCTGGCCTCCCGGGTGCTCGCCCTGGCCATGCCCGGCTCCGAGCCCCCCTCGGCGGTGCGTTCCACCGGCGTCGCGCCGAGGTTCGTCGCCGTCGAAAACTCGCTCGGCGGCACGGTCCGCGCCGAGGCGGAGCGCCTGCTCGGCCTGGTCGAGGGGACCGTCGGCGTCGTGGTCGCCATGGACCGCAGACGGGAGGCCGGCACGTGGCTCGCGGGGGCGGGCGACCGGGTGGTGGCCCTCGGCAGCCTGGAGGCGAAGGGACTGGAGTACGACGCCACGGTCGTCGTCTCGCCGGCCGAGATCGCGGACGAGTCCCCGGCCGGCCTGCGTGTGCTCTACGTCGCCCTGACCCGGGCCACCCAGCGGCTGACGGTCGTGTCCGGCGCACGGGACGATCCCGACCGCGCGGGGGTGCCGGACCTGCTGCGCGACTGA
- a CDS encoding zf-HC2 domain-containing protein: protein MGPIQGSTVPNEHETVGAYALGILDDVEASAFETHLAGCEWCAQQLDELAGMEPMLAALADLPGSGTPAVGESLSARPGPRLAEKLVDEVAERRARKRRRNLYLVGTAAALIIGGPFAAVATTGGAADGEVVNRPTSAAPEAAPAASAFAALPDRFSATDPETEVTATVAVEEKDWGTHMVLELKNVKGPEKCTLIVVGDDGEREAVTNWSVPEWGYGIPGAAEGRGAEPLYVHGGSAFAPDRIDHFEVVDGDGDVFVEVDA, encoded by the coding sequence ATGGGCCCCATACAGGGATCGACAGTTCCGAACGAACACGAGACGGTCGGCGCCTACGCGTTGGGAATTCTCGACGACGTCGAGGCGTCCGCCTTCGAGACGCATCTCGCCGGCTGCGAATGGTGCGCTCAGCAGTTGGACGAGTTGGCCGGCATGGAACCGATGCTGGCCGCCCTCGCCGACCTCCCCGGTTCCGGTACACCGGCCGTCGGCGAGTCGCTGTCGGCCCGACCCGGCCCCCGACTCGCGGAGAAGCTGGTCGACGAGGTCGCCGAGCGTCGGGCCCGCAAGCGGCGCCGCAACCTCTACCTGGTCGGCACGGCCGCCGCGCTGATCATCGGGGGCCCGTTCGCCGCGGTGGCGACGACCGGCGGCGCAGCCGACGGCGAGGTCGTCAACCGGCCGACCTCCGCCGCGCCGGAGGCCGCACCGGCCGCCTCCGCCTTCGCCGCGCTCCCCGACCGCTTCAGCGCGACCGACCCCGAGACCGAGGTCACCGCGACCGTGGCGGTGGAGGAGAAGGACTGGGGCACCCACATGGTGCTGGAGCTGAAGAACGTCAAGGGGCCGGAGAAGTGCACCCTGATCGTCGTCGGTGACGACGGCGAGCGGGAGGCGGTGACGAACTGGTCGGTCCCCGAGTGGGGCTACGGCATCCCGGGGGCGGCGGAGGGGCGTGGCGCGGAGCCGCTCTACGTCCACGGCGGATCCGCGTTCGCGCCGGACCGGATCGACCACTTCGAGGTGGTCGACGGAGACGGGGACGTCTTCGTGGAGGTCGACGCGTGA
- a CDS encoding sigma-70 family RNA polymerase sigma factor, with protein sequence MSSQPSEPDEELMRALYREHAGPLLAYVLRLVAGDRQRAEDVVQETLIRAWKNAGQLNRATGSVRPWLVTVARRIVIDGHRSRQARPQEVDPSPLEVIPAEDEIDKALWLMTLSDALDDLTPAHREVLVETYFKGRTVKEAAQTLGIPSGTVRSRVFYALRSMKLALEERGVTA encoded by the coding sequence ATGTCCTCACAGCCCTCGGAACCGGACGAGGAGTTGATGCGTGCGCTGTACCGGGAACACGCCGGCCCATTGCTGGCCTACGTGCTGCGGCTGGTCGCGGGGGACCGTCAGCGCGCAGAGGACGTGGTGCAGGAAACGCTCATCCGTGCCTGGAAGAACGCCGGTCAGCTCAATCGGGCGACCGGTTCGGTACGCCCCTGGCTGGTGACGGTCGCCCGGCGCATCGTCATCGACGGCCACCGCAGCCGGCAGGCCCGGCCGCAGGAGGTCGATCCGTCGCCGCTGGAGGTCATCCCCGCGGAGGACGAGATAGACAAGGCGCTGTGGCTGATGACGCTGTCTGACGCGCTCGACGACCTGACTCCGGCTCACCGGGAGGTCCTCGTCGAGACATATTTCAAAGGGCGTACCGTCAAAGAGGCGGCGCAAACACTGGGCATACCCAGCGGAACGGTCCGCTCACGGGTGTTCTACGCCTTGCGTTCGATGAAGCTGGCACTGGAGGAGCGGGGGGTGACGGCCTGA
- a CDS encoding ABATE domain-containing protein: MAPGSVVSADASRLDTGRVCLDLMATAHPRERLRSARALRAWIIGRGLVPAGTDLSHVDASWPAAFRELRAHTARLLVTRPAPDPAYDRALAHVNALARANPPVLRAVPGGEGALIRESGETPGLAAMLAVPARDAVDLFTDPAARAALRRCQGVGCRIVYLDTSRGRRRRWCRSETCGNRERVARHRRRSAGGTGDRGEADLGAATSDRSV; encoded by the coding sequence ATGGCACCGGGCTCGGTAGTCTCCGCGGACGCGTCGCGCTTGGACACCGGCCGCGTCTGCCTGGACCTGATGGCCACCGCGCATCCGAGGGAGCGCCTCCGCTCGGCGAGGGCGCTGCGTGCCTGGATCATCGGACGCGGCCTGGTGCCCGCCGGGACCGACCTGAGCCACGTGGACGCCTCCTGGCCGGCCGCCTTCCGTGAACTGCGCGCACACACCGCGCGGCTGCTCGTGACCCGCCCGGCTCCCGACCCGGCGTACGACCGGGCGCTCGCCCATGTCAACGCCCTGGCTCGGGCCAACCCCCCGGTGCTGCGCGCGGTCCCCGGAGGAGAGGGCGCACTGATCCGGGAGTCGGGCGAGACGCCGGGTCTCGCCGCGATGTTGGCGGTGCCGGCGCGCGACGCGGTGGACCTGTTCACCGACCCCGCCGCGCGGGCCGCTCTGCGCCGGTGTCAGGGCGTCGGTTGCCGGATCGTCTATCTCGACACCTCCCGGGGGCGGCGCCGTCGCTGGTGCCGCAGCGAGACCTGCGGCAACCGCGAACGCGTCGCCCGACACCGGCGACGCTCCGCCGGTGGCACCGGCGACCGCGGCGAAGCGGACCTCGGGGCGGCGACGTCGGACCGGAGCGTGTGA
- a CDS encoding uroporphyrinogen-III synthase, which produces MEERGTRAGPGPLAGFTVGVTAARRADELTALLRRQGAAVVRGPALRIVPLADDGELLAATRGIVDRRPDVVVATTAIGFRGWVEAADGWGLGESLRERLGDAELLARGPKVRGAVRAAGLAEEWSPTSESLAEVLDRLLARGVAGRRIAVQLHGEPLPGFVRALREGGAEVVGVPVYRWSPPEDTGPVDRLLDAAVSRGLDALTFTSAPAAASLLARAERRGLLPDLLGALGGDLLAACVGPVTALPLRERGVDTVRPERFRLGPLVRLLCAELPARARPLTVAGRRVEVRGHAVLVDGVLRPVPPAGMALLRALVRRPGRVVARADLLRELPGAGRDEHAVETAVARLRAALGAPEVIRTVVKRGYRLDLDPVAGSRDDVARTPPGG; this is translated from the coding sequence ATGGAAGAACGAGGAACGCGGGCGGGACCGGGGCCACTGGCCGGGTTCACGGTGGGGGTGACGGCCGCTCGACGCGCCGACGAGTTGACGGCGCTCCTCCGACGCCAGGGGGCGGCCGTCGTCCGCGGGCCCGCGCTGCGGATCGTGCCGCTCGCCGACGACGGCGAACTGCTCGCCGCGACGAGAGGGATCGTCGATCGGCGGCCCGACGTGGTGGTGGCCACCACCGCCATCGGCTTCCGCGGCTGGGTGGAGGCCGCCGACGGCTGGGGACTCGGCGAATCGCTCCGGGAGAGGCTGGGAGACGCGGAGTTGCTGGCCCGAGGCCCGAAGGTGAGGGGAGCGGTGCGGGCCGCAGGGCTCGCCGAGGAGTGGTCGCCGACCTCCGAGTCCCTGGCCGAGGTCCTGGACCGATTGCTGGCGCGGGGCGTCGCCGGGCGGCGGATCGCCGTGCAGCTCCACGGAGAGCCGCTGCCCGGCTTCGTCCGGGCGTTGCGGGAGGGCGGGGCCGAGGTCGTCGGCGTCCCCGTCTACCGCTGGTCGCCCCCCGAGGACACCGGCCCGGTCGACCGGCTGCTGGACGCGGCCGTCTCACGAGGCCTGGACGCGCTGACCTTCACCAGCGCGCCCGCCGCGGCCTCCCTGCTGGCCCGGGCGGAGCGCCGGGGTCTGCTGCCCGACCTGCTGGGCGCGCTCGGAGGTGACCTGCTCGCGGCCTGCGTGGGCCCGGTGACCGCGCTGCCGCTGCGGGAGCGCGGCGTCGACACCGTCCGGCCCGAGCGGTTCCGACTCGGCCCGCTCGTCCGGCTGCTCTGCGCGGAACTCCCCGCCAGGGCGCGCCCGCTGACGGTCGCGGGCCGGCGGGTGGAGGTCCGGGGGCACGCGGTGTTGGTGGACGGTGTGCTCCGGCCCGTGCCACCCGCCGGGATGGCGCTGTTGCGCGCGCTCGTGCGCCGGCCGGGTCGGGTGGTGGCACGCGCGGACCTGTTGCGTGAGCTGCCGGGCGCGGGTCGGGACGAGCACGCGGTGGAGACGGCGGTGGCCCGGCTGCGTGCCGCTCTCGGGGCGCCCGAGGTGATCCGCACCGTGGTGAAGCGTGGCTACCGCCTGGATCTGGACCCGGTGGCCGGGAGTCGGGACGACGTCGCGCGGACCCCGCCCGGCGGGTGA
- a CDS encoding nitrate/nitrite transporter, with the protein MTAPTTLPSAAPAPPGRGGRWIEEWHPEDEEFWRARGARVARRNLVCSVLSEHIGFSVWSMYAVLALFMGPEYGVDAAGKFFLVAVASLVGAVLRVPYGLAVARFGGRNWTVFSAGLLLLPTAALLVVMEPGTPYAVLMAVAVLTGVGGANFASSMTNVNAFYPQRLKGWALGVNAGGGNIGVAVVQVLGLVVIGTVGADHPRVLPALYLPLIVVATVWSARRMDNLAPVRNDTGAAREALREPHTWIMSLLYVGTFGSFIGYGFAFGLVLQNQFGRTPLQAASLTFVGPLLGSLIRPLGGALADRLGGARVTLVTFGLMGGAAGVVVVASVRQSLPLFISAFVALFVLTGVGNGSTYKMIPGIFRARAAERGLSGEAAAERARRLSGAAMALIGAVGALGGLGINLALRQSFLTVGSATGAFVAFLGYYALCSLVTWAVYLRPRPGRAASHTAPGPSPEPDPAGRRAGG; encoded by the coding sequence ATGACAGCCCCGACCACCCTGCCGAGTGCCGCCCCCGCGCCCCCAGGCCGGGGAGGCCGATGGATCGAGGAATGGCACCCGGAGGACGAGGAGTTCTGGAGGGCTCGGGGCGCCCGAGTCGCCCGACGCAACCTGGTCTGCTCGGTCCTCTCCGAGCACATCGGCTTCTCGGTGTGGAGCATGTACGCGGTGCTGGCACTCTTCATGGGGCCGGAGTACGGAGTGGACGCGGCGGGCAAGTTCTTCCTCGTCGCCGTCGCCTCCCTGGTCGGCGCGGTCCTGCGGGTGCCCTACGGCCTGGCGGTCGCCCGCTTCGGCGGCCGGAACTGGACGGTGTTCAGCGCGGGACTGCTGCTGCTTCCCACCGCCGCCCTGCTGGTCGTCATGGAGCCCGGCACACCGTACGCGGTCCTTATGGCCGTGGCCGTGCTGACCGGTGTCGGCGGGGCCAACTTCGCGTCCTCCATGACCAACGTCAACGCCTTCTATCCCCAGCGACTCAAGGGCTGGGCCCTGGGGGTGAACGCCGGCGGCGGCAACATCGGCGTCGCGGTCGTGCAGGTGCTGGGCCTGGTGGTGATCGGGACCGTGGGCGCCGACCATCCGCGGGTGCTCCCGGCCCTGTACCTGCCGCTGATCGTGGTGGCGACCGTGTGGAGCGCCCGTCGCATGGACAACCTCGCCCCGGTCCGCAACGACACCGGCGCCGCCCGCGAGGCCCTGCGCGAGCCGCACACCTGGATCATGTCCCTCCTCTACGTCGGCACCTTCGGCTCGTTCATCGGATACGGGTTCGCCTTCGGCCTCGTGCTGCAGAACCAGTTCGGGCGCACCCCGCTCCAGGCCGCGTCGCTGACCTTCGTCGGCCCGCTGCTGGGCTCGCTGATCCGACCCCTGGGCGGAGCGCTCGCCGACCGGCTGGGCGGGGCCCGGGTCACCCTGGTCACGTTCGGGCTGATGGGCGGCGCGGCGGGGGTGGTGGTCGTCGCCTCCGTGCGCCAGTCCCTGCCTCTGTTCATCAGCGCCTTCGTGGCGCTGTTCGTCCTCACCGGAGTCGGAAACGGGTCGACGTACAAGATGATCCCCGGCATCTTCCGCGCCCGTGCGGCCGAGCGGGGCCTGAGCGGGGAAGCCGCCGCCGAGCGTGCACGCCGGCTATCCGGAGCCGCCATGGCACTGATCGGGGCGGTAGGCGCGCTGGGCGGACTCGGCATCAACCTGGCGCTGCGCCAGTCCTTCCTCACCGTGGGCAGCGCCACCGGCGCGTTCGTCGCCTTCCTGGGCTACTACGCCCTGTGCTCCTTGGTGACCTGGGCGGTGTACCTTCGTCCGCGCCCCGGCCGAGCCGCCTCCCACACCGCCCCCGGTCCGTCGCCCGAACCCGATCCGGCGGGACGGCGGGCCGGTGGGTAA